The Parafrankia discariae genomic interval CTGGTGAGCGCGCGGCCGCAACGCAGGCACAGGGTGGGCGTGGCTGAGATGGTGGGGGTGGAAGCGGTGGCGCTGGGGACGGTCATGTCGGCTCCCCTCGGAGTGCGTATCCCAATGATATCTTCCGGCCCGCCCTCCGGTGGGAATTCCCGGAACCGTCGACCATGATTTCCCAGCCCGTGCCGGCCGGCCGTCCGGCACGCCGGAAGAAGGTCGGACGGCGCGTCGGAAGAAGGGAAAGGAAGCGTGGTCGGGAGAAATTCCGCGGGCGCCACGCGAGTGATTGTCGGGCACCTCCAGCCCACCCGGTAATCCCGGCCCCGCACCGACCCGACAACCCTCCTCCACACCGCGAGCGGACCGGACGGGGTGGTGCGGCGATGCGAGTTGGCTCAGCCACTCCATACGCTGCTGCGACAACTCGCATCGGCTGAGGTGCCTGGGAACCGAGCGGCCGGGTGGGCGGGTGGGCGGGTGGGGTGCTGGCGGACTCCTGAGCGGTGAGGGGGCGGACACGGTGGGGACCGGTGAACCGGGGGGCGGGGCCGGCGTGGTCACCGGCGGGCTGCTCGAGCTCGCCGGGGCGCTGGCCGACGTCCTGGCCGTGTACGACCTGGGGCCGGCCCCGTCGCCGACGCTGGTCAACGTCTCCGAGAACATGACGTACCGGATCGACGATGCGGCCGGCGGCCGCCGCTGGGCGCTGCGGCTGCACCGGCCGGGCTATCACGATGCCGCCGAGATCGCCGCCGAGCTGGCCTGGGTGGCGGCGCTTCGGGCCGAGGAGGTGGTGGCCACGCCCCCGGTGGTGGCGAACCGGTTCGGCTCGGTGGTGACCACCGTCCGGTCGGGGGACGCGCTCCGGCACGCGGTGCTGTTCGAATGGGTCGACGGGGACTCGCCCGAGCTCGGCGACACCGCCGGGCTGATCTCCTCGTTCGGCCTCCTCGGGGACATCGCCGGCCGGATGCACGACCATGCCGCCCGCTGGTCCAGGCCCACCGGCTTCCGACGGTTCGCCTGGTCCTGGCATGCGACGCTCGGACCGGGGGCGCGGTGGGGGAACTGGCGCGCCGGGGTGGCGGCGGCGCTGCCCGGCGAGGCCGGGCGCCTGATCGCGATGCTCGAGCCGGCCGCGGCGGAGGTGGAACGCGGCCTCGCCGCCTATGGCCGCGGGCCGGGCCGCTTCGGGTTGATCCACGCGGACATGCGCCTGGCCAACCTGCTCGTGGCCCACCCGGCCGCCGGGCGGTCCGATCCGGTGATCAACGTGATCGACTTCGATGACTGCGGCTTCGGCTGGTACCTCTACGACCTCGCCGCGGCGTTGTCGTTCATCGAGCACAGTCCCGCCCTGCCGGCGCTGGCCGCGGCCTGGCTGGAGGCCTACCGGGCCCACCGCCCGCTCGGGCCGGAGGACCTCGCCGTCGTGCCGACGCTGGTCCTGCTGCGCCGGCTGCTGCTCGTCGCCTGGCTGGGCACCCATCCGCACTCCGACGCCGTCCCGGACGCCGCCGCGTACGCCCGGGACACCGCCGAGCTCGCGCACCGCTACCTGACCGGCACCCTGCTCCCGGATACCTGACCGGGGCCCTGCCCCGGGCCTCCCAAAGATCCCGGGCCTTCCACACCCTCCCGCACCCTCCCGCCCGTAGTCCGGTCTGGTCCCCTCCGTTCCCGCCCCGGTGCAGCCCTGCTCTGGTCCGCCCGTCCCACGGTGGTTATCGGGGCGTCGCGTCCTGGGTGGCGGGAATGGGTTGGGTGGGGACGGCGGGCCGGTCCGGAGGCCGCCTCGGGGACGTCCGCGAGATGTCGGTTGCGCACCATCCACCTTGCGTGGTGGTGATCGGACGGTGTCCGCCGCACGATGACCGGGTTGCCCGGCGGACGGCGACGGTGGGCGAGTCGTCCGGACCGGTACGCTCGGTCCGAGAACCGGAAGGGAGCTGGGGCGATCGTGGTCCGATCCAGTCGGGCGTCGGGGGACCGCAGCGGTGTCGGAATCGGGGGGCCGTGGACGAGCCGCTGACTGTCGACGGCGCCGAGCTGGATGTTCGCAGCCTCGGCCCGTGCCGGATCGACTCACCGCTGCTCCCGCTGCTCGGTGCGCGGCCGACGACCCAGCACTACATCGACGAGGGCGACAAGGTCCTCTTCGACGACACCGTTTCGATGATCTCCGCGCGGAAGGTGCCGCTGGACGAGCTGCCGGGCTTCGAGCCCGCCGGCCCACGCCGCAAGATCTACTTCGACCCGTCCAAGACCCGGGTCGGAATCGTGACCTGCGGGGGGCTCTGCCCCGGCCTGAACAACGTCATCCGTGGGCTGGTGCTCGAGCTGACCAACCACTACGGCGTCAACCGGATCTTCGGCTTCCGGCACGGCTACCAGGGTTTCGTCGCCAAGTACGGGCACAGCGTCGTCGACCTCACCCCGGAGCGGGTGGCGAACATCGACGAGGACGGCGGCACGATCCTCGGCACCTCCCGCGGTCAGCAGGACCCGGCCGAGATCGTCGACTGCCTGTCCCGGATGAACATCAACATCCTGTTCGTGATCGGTGGTGACGGCACCCTGCGCGGCGCGCGGGCGATCTCCCGCATCGTCACCGAGCGCGGCGAGAAGATCGCGGTCGTCGGCATCCCGAAGACGATCGACAACGACATCCCCTACATCGACCAGAGTTTCGGGTTCCAGACCGCGTTCGCGAAGGCCGCCGAGTCGATCCGCGCGGCGTACGCGGAGGCGACCTCGGCTCCCGGCGGGGTCGGCATAGTCCGGCTGATGGGTCGGCACTCCGGCTTCATCGCCTGTTACGCGGTGCTGGCCAAGAGCGACGCGGACGTCGTGCTCATCCCGGAGCTGCCCTTCACCCTGGAGGGGGAGCGGGGCCTGTTGGCCTACATCCGCCGGCGGGTCGAGAAGCGGGGCCACGCCGTGGTCGTCGTGGCGGAGGGTGCCGGGCAGGATCTCGTGGCCGGCCTGCCCGAATCGTCCGACGCCTCGGGGAACCGCAAGCTCTACGACATCGGCCCGGAGCTCTCCCGGCGGATCACCGAGGACTTCGCCGCCCGCGGCGCCGAGCTCAACCTGAAGTACATCGATCCGAGCTACCACATCCGCAGCGTGGCGGCGAACCCGTACGACAACGTCTACACGATCCGGCTGGCGCACGCGGCGGTGCACGCCGCGATGTCCGGGCGGACGGAGATGGTCGTCGGGCGCTGGCGCCGCCGGTTCATCCACATCCCGATCGCGCTCGCCGTCAGCCAGCGCAACCAGGTCGACCCGGCCGGTGACCTGTGGATGTCGGTCCTGGAGGCCACCGGCCAGCCCTACCGCTTCGGCTGACCGGCGTCGACCCCGCGCACCGCGACAGCGATATGGCGGCGCGGCGCGGCGCGGGGAGGCTCAGCTCAGCGTCGCGCGCATGACCTCGTCCAGGCCGCCCGGATCGCCGTCCGGCTCGGTCTTCTCCAGGAGCATGGTCGCGCCGCGGCCGTCCAGCACGAGGGTGGCGAGCTGGCTGTCGAACCACGGCCCGTGGGTCGTCTTCCAGCGCACGGGCTGTCCCCGTGTGCCCAGCAGGCGGGCGATCCGGCCGGCGGTGGTGGCGAGTGGGCGGCGGCGGGAGAGCGCGTCGATCCGGCGGATGCCGGGCCCGAGCGGGTTGCGGAAGGGCGAGCACACCGCCTGCCACACCGCCGACTCACCGTCCGTGCCGCCCGACTGGGCTGTGTCGTCGCCGCCGCTTCCGCTCCTGTCGCCGCCGGTTCCGGTGCGGTGGGTGCCGGTGTCGCCGGTCGTGGTGAGGTGGGTGCCGGCACCGAGGTCGGCGGGCAGCCGAGTCGCCGCGACCGGGTCGCGGGCCGGTTCGGCCCTGGCCAGATAGGCGTGGTGGACGTCCCCGGACAGCACCACGACACTCGCGGGAGCCGGGCCGTGCTCGCCGGTCGACACCTGGTGGAGCAACTGGGTCATCCGGACGAACGAGTCGCTGAACGCGGCCCAGTGCTCGAGGTCGAGCGCCTGGCGCAGCCGTTCCGCCCCGGCGGACGCGATCCGTCCGAAGCGGCCGGAGGCCAGTCGTTCGCTCACCGCCTCGACGTTGTGGATCGTCGGGGTGAGTAGGTACGGCACGGACGTCCCGAGCAGCAGGTGATCGACCTCGCCGGTGTGCCGGGTCTGGTCCCGGACCCAGGACCAGTCGGCGTCGTGCACCATGGCGCGGGTCCCGTCGGGGGCCACGACCCGGGCGAAGCGGGAGTCGATGACGATCAGCCGGGTACGGCCGAGGTCCCAGCGGTAGCTCCAGCGCGGCGGGGTCGGCGGGCGCTCGCCGGCCAGCGTTCCGGTGCCCTGGCCGGTCCCGGTCCCGGCGCCGCCGTCGTCCTCGTCGTGGTCGGACGCGAGCGCTCCGAGATCCGGCATCCGGTCGACGCGCCGGGCGAAGGCGCGCAGCAGGTTCTCGCCGTCCTCGCCGCCGGCGGCCGTCGCGGTGACCGCGGTGAACACCGGATCTGCGGCGAGCGTGCCCGGATCCAGGTTGCCCAGGTGCTGGTACAGCCAGTACGCCATGATCCCGCTGGTGATCCGGGTGTCCCACCACGGCTGCGACCGGATCTCGGCGCGCCAGGCGGCGGAGATGTTCCAGTCGTCGCGGATGTCGTGGTCGTCGGCGATCATCGCGGTCGGGACGGTCGAGAGCAGCCAGCGGATCTCCCGCTGTGACCAGGCCTCCTGGTAAAGCCAGGCGTACTCGGTGAAATCCGCGATCTCCTCGCCGGGCGGCACAGTGATGTCGCGCCGGGTCCGGATCCGGGCCGCGGTCGTCGGCGAGACGTGGTCCGCGTAGACCTGGTCGCCGAGCAGCAGCAGCGCGTCGGGCCAGGTGTGCGGCGGTGTCTCGGTCAGGCGCAGCGCCAGGGCGTGCAAAGCGTCGGTGCCCAGGCCGCGTGGGTCCTCGCCGGGGGACAGCGTGTACGGCCTCTCCTGCGGCGCGGTCACCCGGCACGAGCCGAACACCAGCCGGACGGGACGGCCGCCGCCCACCGGCCGCAGCAGGCTGGGCGGGCTGCCCGGCTCGGGCCAGACGCACACCGCCGGGTCGGCCGATGGCTCACCCGTCGGGTCGGTCGATGGCCCACTCGCCGGGGTGAGCCAGACCTCGTACGGGTAGACGGTGCCCGGTTCGAGGCCGTCGACCACGACCAGCGCGTAGTGGTGCCCGGCGACGGCGAAGGTCGGCGCCGCCGCGCGCGGCCCGGGCGGTGGGCCGGCCTCGGCCTCGGGCCCGGAGCCGAGGCCGGCGTTGAAGCCGGGGCTGGACCGGACCTCGACGGTGCAGGGCTCGTCGGTCTCCACCCACACGGACACGTGGCGGTCGTCGGCATACCGGTGCATGGGTCCGAGGAGGAGGCTGGCCATGCGTCCTACTCTCTCCGTGCCCAGGGGGAGGCGCCCATCGGGGGTGGCCCGGGCGGCGGGTGGGTGACCAGCCGTGGCGGACCGGATCACCGGGGCGGAATCCCGGTCGCCCGCCGCGGCGATCCGGAGGGCCGTTCGGTTGGACAGCGCCCGGCGGTTACGTGAGGCTTTCATCTGTGTCCATACAGTCACGATCGTGGGTGGTTGCCGGTGCTCGTCCGCAGCGGAGCCGACGGTGATCCGCCCTGGGACGGAGCGGCGGACCGAGCGGCGGGCAGCGCGACCGCCGGCCGCCGAGCGGGCCCGTGAGCTGGCCGGGCGGGTTCCCGCGGCCAGGGCGCTCGTCGACCGCCTCGACCGGGCGGGGGCCGGTCCGGTGGACGCGCTCACCCGCGCCGCGCAGGTCGCGGACGCCCGGGTGCTGGCGAGCATCGACCGGATTGGGGCCGTCGCGGCCGACGCCGAGACGGCGGCCGCCGCGACCGCCTCCTACCTGACCCTGCTCGACCTCGCCGACCGCGCCGGGATCGCCGACGACCTCGACATCAGCCTGCGGCTCGCGGCTGTCGGCCAGGCCGTACCCCGGGACGGCGCGAAAATCGCCCACGGGAACGCCGCCGAGGTCTGTGCCCGCGCCCATGAGGTCGGCGCCACCGTCACGCTGGACACCGTCATGCTGGACAGCGCCGAACCGGCCGCGGTCGACGCGATGCTGGCGACCCTGGAGGAGCTGCGCCGGGACGTCCCGACGGCCGGTGCCCTGCTGCGGACCAGCCTGGCCCGCACCCTGGGGGACTGCCGGGACCTCGCCCGTCCGGGCTGCCGGGTCCGGTTGTGCCCGGGACCCGTCCGGGCCAGGCCGACGGCGACCGGCATACGCCGGTCGAGGCTCGACCGGCACGGCGCGTTCGCCGGCTGCCTGGGTGTCCTCATGGCCGGACCGGGCTATCCCATGGTCGCCACGGACGATCCGGGGCTGATCGCGCTCACCGCCCGGCTGGCCCTGCACGTCGGCCGCCGCCGGGACAGCTTCGAGTTCCAGGCGCTGACGGGCACGCTCGGCCGTGAGCATCGACGGCTCGCCGCCGAGGGCTATCGGACCAGGGCGTACGTCGGGTACGGCTCGCCGCGGCCGGTTCGCCCGCGGTAGTCCGCGACCGAACCTGGCCGCAGCCGGCCGGGTGACGGAAGGGCGTCAGTGCCCGACGGGGACGGTCTCCCCGTCGGTCCGGGTGCCCGGGTGCAGCAGTGCCTCGGGGATCCGCAGGTCGGCGGGGGCCGAGCCGGAGCCGCGGCACGCCCGGCAACGGCGACGGTAGGTCGTGCGGCCGCTGCCGTAGAAGGCCCGGCCCTCACCCCGGCACTCCGGGCAGGTGCCGTCGCCCAGTCCCAACCGGCTGCCGGGCGCGTGCCGGCCGGCGAACCACGCGGCGCCGACGGAGATCAGTACGACGAGGGCGTAGCCCCACGTGGCGCCGCCCGCGCCGCCGACGAGGGCGGAGCCCACCCCCGCCGTGATGACGAAGACCGCCGCAGCGACAACCGTGCGCATGTCGCACCGTCCTTCCAAGGACGTGAAAGGTGGATTACCGGACGGCGGCTCGGCTACTGCCGCTCTCGGGTCGAGAACGGGGCCGGGAAGCAGATTTCGTCCGTGTTGTAGGTATGCCCGACATGCGCCGGACTACACCAGCGGCGATGAATCGATGCGCCGAGGCGCGACCGGCCACTCATGCCACCGGCGGGCCACCGCTCCGGGCCGCCGGACGGCTTCGGTCCGTTTCGGTGACGGCCGGACCACATCCGTGACCGGGCGGCCGCGGCGGCCCGTGCCGGCGGACCACCCGTCTGGGGGATGATGTCCTGCGCGGCCTGTCCACGCGGGCACCGCGCTCCTCGTCCTGGCCCCGGGAGGTTCACCGCGATGTCCTCGCCCGCCTCGATACGGCTCGAGACCCGCCTGCTCGTCCGGATGGGTGGCGCTGTGCTGCTCGCCCGCCCGCCCGACGACACCTGGCACATGCTGCCGGGCGGCCCGGTGGAACCCGGGGAGAACACCGAGCAGGCGCTGGCCCGCCACGTGGCCGGTCTCGGCGGCCTCGGGGTCCTCGGCGCCGCCCCCGCCCACCGGCCGGCCGGGCGTCCCGGTGGGCCGGCCGCGGTGCGGCCGCCCGGCTGGCGTTTCGTCGGCGCGGCCGAGCACGCGGGCGGCGAGCTGGGCAACGCGGCCGACCTCGCGCGGGGCCACGCCCTGACGATCCTGTTCGCCGCCGAATGGCCCGCCGCGGTACCGGTCCCGTCCGGTTGGCAGGGGTACGACCTGGTTCCCGTCGAGTCCGATCTGCTCATCACCACCCGGATCCGGCCGCTGCCGGTCGCCACGGCGGTGCGCAGATGGGCCATCGAGGAATGGCCCGTCTGGCGGGGCATCGCGCCGGGCGCCGGTGAGGTCGGGCGGCTCGGGCGTCGGCTTTCCGTCGCGTCCCTGCGGGCGCAGCTCGCCGCGCGGCGGGAGGAACTTCGCGGCCACGCCTTCCGCGACGCCGCGGTGGCGATGTGCGCGCTGGTGACAGCCGCGGACGGCCGGGTGGACCCGGCGGAACGTGAGGGGCTGCGCGCGTTCGTGGCCAGCGACCCGGTCATGTCGCACTTCCCGCCGGACGATCTCGAGGCCCTCTTCGACGAGCACCTGCGACGTCTCGTCACCGATCCGCAGGCCGGGCGGGCGGCCGCGTTCGCCGAGATCGCCAAGGTCCGCAACCGGCCCGCGGAGGCGGCGGCGGTGAT includes:
- a CDS encoding phosphotransferase enzyme family protein; its protein translation is MGTGEPGGGAGVVTGGLLELAGALADVLAVYDLGPAPSPTLVNVSENMTYRIDDAAGGRRWALRLHRPGYHDAAEIAAELAWVAALRAEEVVATPPVVANRFGSVVTTVRSGDALRHAVLFEWVDGDSPELGDTAGLISSFGLLGDIAGRMHDHAARWSRPTGFRRFAWSWHATLGPGARWGNWRAGVAAALPGEAGRLIAMLEPAAAEVERGLAAYGRGPGRFGLIHADMRLANLLVAHPAAGRSDPVINVIDFDDCGFGWYLYDLAAALSFIEHSPALPALAAAWLEAYRAHRPLGPEDLAVVPTLVLLRRLLLVAWLGTHPHSDAVPDAAAYARDTAELAHRYLTGTLLPDT
- a CDS encoding ATP-dependent 6-phosphofructokinase, which codes for MDEPLTVDGAELDVRSLGPCRIDSPLLPLLGARPTTQHYIDEGDKVLFDDTVSMISARKVPLDELPGFEPAGPRRKIYFDPSKTRVGIVTCGGLCPGLNNVIRGLVLELTNHYGVNRIFGFRHGYQGFVAKYGHSVVDLTPERVANIDEDGGTILGTSRGQQDPAEIVDCLSRMNINILFVIGGDGTLRGARAISRIVTERGEKIAVVGIPKTIDNDIPYIDQSFGFQTAFAKAAESIRAAYAEATSAPGGVGIVRLMGRHSGFIACYAVLAKSDADVVLIPELPFTLEGERGLLAYIRRRVEKRGHAVVVVAEGAGQDLVAGLPESSDASGNRKLYDIGPELSRRITEDFAARGAELNLKYIDPSYHIRSVAANPYDNVYTIRLAHAAVHAAMSGRTEMVVGRWRRRFIHIPIALAVSQRNQVDPAGDLWMSVLEATGQPYRFG
- a CDS encoding proline dehydrogenase family protein — encoded protein: MIRPGTERRTERRAARPPAAERARELAGRVPAARALVDRLDRAGAGPVDALTRAAQVADARVLASIDRIGAVAADAETAAAATASYLTLLDLADRAGIADDLDISLRLAAVGQAVPRDGAKIAHGNAAEVCARAHEVGATVTLDTVMLDSAEPAAVDAMLATLEELRRDVPTAGALLRTSLARTLGDCRDLARPGCRVRLCPGPVRARPTATGIRRSRLDRHGAFAGCLGVLMAGPGYPMVATDDPGLIALTARLALHVGRRRDSFEFQALTGTLGREHRRLAAEGYRTRAYVGYGSPRPVRPR
- a CDS encoding DUF7800 domain-containing protein, with amino-acid sequence MASLLLGPMHRYADDRHVSVWVETDEPCTVEVRSSPGFNAGLGSGPEAEAGPPPGPRAAAPTFAVAGHHYALVVVDGLEPGTVYPYEVWLTPASGPSTDPTGEPSADPAVCVWPEPGSPPSLLRPVGGGRPVRLVFGSCRVTAPQERPYTLSPGEDPRGLGTDALHALALRLTETPPHTWPDALLLLGDQVYADHVSPTTAARIRTRRDITVPPGEEIADFTEYAWLYQEAWSQREIRWLLSTVPTAMIADDHDIRDDWNISAAWRAEIRSQPWWDTRITSGIMAYWLYQHLGNLDPGTLAADPVFTAVTATAAGGEDGENLLRAFARRVDRMPDLGALASDHDEDDGGAGTGTGQGTGTLAGERPPTPPRWSYRWDLGRTRLIVIDSRFARVVAPDGTRAMVHDADWSWVRDQTRHTGEVDHLLLGTSVPYLLTPTIHNVEAVSERLASGRFGRIASAGAERLRQALDLEHWAAFSDSFVRMTQLLHQVSTGEHGPAPASVVVLSGDVHHAYLARAEPARDPVAATRLPADLGAGTHLTTTGDTGTHRTGTGGDRSGSGGDDTAQSGGTDGESAVWQAVCSPFRNPLGPGIRRIDALSRRRPLATTAGRIARLLGTRGQPVRWKTTHGPWFDSQLATLVLDGRGATMLLEKTEPDGDPGGLDEVMRATLS
- a CDS encoding TerB family tellurite resistance protein encodes the protein MSSPASIRLETRLLVRMGGAVLLARPPDDTWHMLPGGPVEPGENTEQALARHVAGLGGLGVLGAAPAHRPAGRPGGPAAVRPPGWRFVGAAEHAGGELGNAADLARGHALTILFAAEWPAAVPVPSGWQGYDLVPVESDLLITTRIRPLPVATAVRRWAIEEWPVWRGIAPGAGEVGRLGRRLSVASLRAQLAARREELRGHAFRDAAVAMCALVTAADGRVDPAEREGLRAFVASDPVMSHFPPDDLEALFDEHLRRLVTDPQAGRAAAFAEIAKVRNRPAEAAAVIHLGEVIGRVDGEYVASEQAVVLEAVHVLRLDAAEFATHAARRIA